From the genome of Leptotrichia sp. oral taxon 847:
TCACCTTTATCAATTGCAGTATAAGTCGAAACCCAAGAATCATATTCCCATTGTTCAGCTTTCCAGATTTTACGGCTTTCATAAGCTTCTTCCACAGTTTCATTAGTATACTTAATTTCTTTGCCAAAATGTTCACTCACAATTTTTCCAATTTCATTCATTGTCAATTCCTCAGGCCCTGTCATATTCAAAGTCTGATTTTCCCATTTTTCTGGATTTTCCAAAATTTTTGCAACAACTTCTGAAACATCTGAACGCACTACAACAAAAACTTTCCCATTCCCAGCAGGCCCTTTTATTTCTCCATATTCTCTACACATATCCACAAAGAAATCTGCATAAAAATTATCTCTCAAAAATGTATATTTAAACCCATTTTCTTTAATATACTCTTCGGTAGCATAATGATCTCTTCCCAATGTAAACACAGAATTTTTTGAAGCATTGTAAAACGAAAGATACACAATGTGCGAAACTTTTGCCATTTTAGCCGCATCAATAAAATCCTTATGTTGTTGAACTCGATTAGGATTTTCCGAACCCGACACCATAAAAAGTACATCAATTCCCTCTAGCGATTTCACAGTATCTTCTGATTTATCATAACTCGACTTAAAAACATCAGAAAATCCCATTTTTTCAGCCTTTTCCTTATTTCTAGCCAAGTTTCTCACTTCTATTCCATTTTTCTTACATAATTTTGAAACAATTCCACCTAAGTGTCCTGTCACTCCAGTTACCGCTATTTTAGCCATTTTAATATTACCTCTTATCTTTTTTTGTTTTTATTCTTTTTATTTTACATTTTCCATTTAGAATCTATTGAAATTATTGAAGTTGGCATTCCTACAATTTGAATATCAAATTTTAAACTTGTTTCCACTTTAGAAGAAGCATTATGTATTCTAAATGTAAATTGCCAACCATTATTTAAATACAGTTCCAAAGTATTTAGACTACCTGGTTTAAAATCCAGACTAACTATTCTATTCGGTAAAAGAACAATCGGTATTTCTATTTTTCTTTTTTTATGTACCCCTTCTTGATTTAATGTACCATATAAGTTATAACTTTGCACTCTTGTAATTCTTTTAGTATCGATACTAATAACTTTATAAAAATCAAACTTTCCTAATAAGTATTTTAACATATTTTCTAATAATCCAATTTCTTCTTTATTTTGTTTTAAAATTTCTATTTTAAAAGCTTCCAACAATGGAAAATATACATTCTTATCTTTATTTAGTATTTCTTTCCAAAGAGTTTTCTTTCTTTTTTCTTCTTCTAAAAAATCAAAAATTGGTTTCACTTTTTTCCAGTATTCTTCTGAACAAGAAATATTGTACCATTTTTTTCCAAAATCTAATTTTTTAGATAATCTGCTGTGCTTTACAGCAAAATGATTATGTTTTAAACTTAACCCTATTTCCCAATTAATATTTTCTCTCATAATTATTATATCCCTTACATCCCCTTTTTTTCCGTTATCATCAGCTTGAATTTTTAGATTCAATGTATCATTATTTTTTTCAAGAATTAATGGTTCTAAATCTAAAACAGTATTTACTCCTGTTAAAGCACTTAACTTATATATTTCTTTTTCTTCTTCTGATAAAGTTTCCCAAGCTTTTTCAGAAGCTGAAAAACTACTATTCTTCTCAATCCAAACTTCCCTAATTTTAGATATTTCATCAAATAAAACATTTAAAAATATATATTCATATGCTCTTCCCTGATTATTGCTTTTACTACTCATTAATTTTACTTCTCTCTTTCTTTTCCAATGCTTCTCTTATCTTTTTAGCAATTTCATAAGCAAGATTAATAGGTACAGCATTTCCAATCATTTTATAACCATCATTTATATTATCATAATAAAATAAAAAATCATCTGGAAATCCTTGTATCCTAGCACACTCTCTAACTGTCAATCTTCTATACAAGTGTTCGTAGCCTTTAGCAAAAATATTTTTATCTTTCTCTATTTTAGGCATTACAGGTGCTTGTGGATGTAATTGACATTGTCTTCCGGAAGCTTGAACAGTAAAAGCTTGTTCATCCCATTGCCGCACCCTATTTCTACTCATAAAAATTGTAGAATATGATCCTAAATAATATTCATGATTAGGATAAATACATTTTTCCTTATTTGCTTTATTTTTTTCCAAGGCTTTTATTGGAGTTTCTTTTAAATCATATATTACATCCTTTAAAGTCAATTTAAAATCATAAGGTTTCGGAAATTCAAAATTTACTTCTAATTCCTTTTTGAATCCAATATAAAAAACCCTTTTTCTATCCTGTGCCACCCCATAATCACTAGCATTTACTTGAAATATTTGAACATTATATCCTATTTTTTCAAATTTTCCTATTATTTCCTTAACTGCTTTATTATGCCTTTTTGCCATCATTCCACTTACATTTTCTGCTAAAAAAAATAATGGCTTTTTATCTTTTAAAATTCGTATATATTCGTAAAACAGTTTTCCTCTAGGGTCATCAATTCCTCTTAATGAACCTCCTACACTCCAAGATTGACAAGGCGGTCCTCCTATAATTCCTTCTATATTGCTAGGAAATTCATCTAAAGAAACTTTTGCAATATCTTTTTTTATCAAATGTGCTTTATGATTTTTTTCGTATGTCTCCCATATTGTCTTATCGTACTCATTAGCTACTAAAATATCAAATCCTGCTTTTTCAAATCCTAAATCTAAACCTCCAGCTCCTGAAAAAAGGCTTATCAAATTCATTTTTTATTTTCTTCCTCCCTTTTATTTTTCACTATAAAAAACCTTTAACCTCCCCAATATTTCAAACTCCCCCTTCTATTTAAAAATATATTCTACCCTTTCACAACAACATTAACCAATTTATTAGGTACAACAATCACTTTCACAATTTCTTTCCCGTCAATAAATTTCTTAGCCTTTTCTGATTCCAGCGCAAGTTTTTCAGCATCATCTTTTGAAATACCAATTTGAGCTGACACCATGTCTCTTACTTTTCCGTTTACTTGGATTACCAAATTGAAAGTATGGTCTTTTGTCAATTCTTCGTCATATTTTGGCCATTCTTCTTCAAAAGTAAATGTTTTATTTCCTAAATAAGCCCACAATTCATCAGCTACATGCGGTGCAAACGGCGCAATTAACAAGATTGTTTTTTCCAATACTTCACGCCAGATTTTTTTACTTTCTGAAGAAATATTGTCTTTATCAATCACTTCTTGCTTGTAAGTCGTCATATCATTCAATAATTCCATGACAGCTGCAATTGCGGTATTGAAGTGAAAATCATCTTCGATACTTTCTGTAACTTTTTTCACTGTTTGATGCAATTTCTTTTGAATTTCTTCATCTTTTTGATTTCTCTTTTTCAATTCAACTCCGTAATGATTTTCTGATTTCGCATTGTGGTCAGAAAATTCTGCAGTTCCAGAAACCAATAAATACAATCTATTTATAAATCTATATGCCCCTGCAAGCCCATTCATGTTCCATTCTAATTCTTTTTCAGGCGGTGCAGCAAATAATGTAAACACTCTTGAAGAGTCAGCTCCGTATTCTTTCACGATTTCTTCAGGATCTACTCCATTATTTTTCGATTTACTCATTTTTTCTACTTTTGTAACTAATTCTTCCCCTGTTTTAATCGAAAACGCTTTCCCGTCTTTAAATTCAGCTTCTCTTGGGAACAAGTATCTTCTCTCATTTTGTGAATAGAATGAAGGCCCTAAAACCATTCCTTGCGTCAACAATTTTTTAAATGGCTCATTTGTGTCAACGTATCCCAAATCTCTAAGTGATTTGTGGAAAAATCTCGCATAAAGCAAATGCATTACTGCATGTTCAATTCCACCAATATATTGATTTACAGGTGTCCAAGCATCTGCGTCCGCTTTTTCAAATGGTTTTTCCGCATTGTGAGAATCCAAATATCTCAAATAGTACCAAGACGAATCAACGAAAGTATCCATCGTATCAGTTTCTCTTCTACCTTTTTTCCCATTCGGCAAAATCACATTTTTAAACTCTTCCGAAGTTTCAAGCGGATTCCCTTTCCCATTAAATTCAATATCAGTAGGAAGTTTCACAGGCAAGTTTTCTTCTTCCTCCAAGTAAATATTCCCATCTTCATCATAAATCACAGGAATCGGAGTTCCCCAATATCTTTGTCTACTAATCAACCAATCATGAAGTCTATAATTTACCGTTTTCTTACCAAGTCCAATTTTTTCCAATTTTTCAGTAATTTTCTCTTTTGCTTCATTACTATTTAATCCATTAAATTCTTCTGAGTTTACCAGTATTCCTGGAACTGTTAAAGCATTTTCCAATTTTTCAACAGAAACTTCTTCTAAATTTCCATTTTTATCAACAGGATTTACAACAATTTTCAAATCCAAGTTATATTTCTTAGCAAACTGAAAATCTCTTTCATCGTGTGCAGGTACCGCCATTACAGCTCCTGTCCCGTAATCCATCAATACATAGTTTGCAACCCACAACTGCACTTTTTTACCATTTACAGGATTAATCACATAAAGTCCAGAAAATACTCCTTCTTTTTCCTTATCTTCCGCTGTACGAGCGATTTTATCCTCATTTCTCATAGCTTCAACTTTTTCTCTAATGCTAGGATTTTCCTTTAAAATAACTTCTTCAACCAACGGATGTTCTGGTGCAACAGTTGCATAAGTAACTCCATAAAGCGTATCAGGTCTTGTTGTAAACACAGAAATTACAACTTCTCCCTTGTCATTCAATTTCAAATGTGAATTTCCATTATTTTCAAATTTATAATCTAAAATAAAGTCAACTTCAGACCCAGTCGATTTTCCAATCCAGTTTTTTTGCATAGTCAAAACTTGTTCAGTCCAGTGTCCTCTAAGTTCCTCATGTCCTGTAAGCAATTCTTCTGCATATTCTGTAATTTTAAAATACCATTGCGACAATTCCTTTTGAATAACATCAGTTTTACTATGTCTCCAGCATTTCCCATCTTCGACTTGCTCATTTGCCAAAACCGTATTACAGTCAGGACACCAGTTTACAAAAGATTTTTTCTTGTAAACCAATCCTTTTTTATACATTTCAATAAAGAATTTTTGATTCCATTTGTAATACTCTGGAGTATAGGTACTAAGTTCTCTATCCCAATCATAAGAAAGACCCATAAGTTTCAACTGTCTTCTCATATTGTCAATATTCGCTTTAGTCCATTTCCCAGGATGAGCCCCATGGTCAATCGCCGCATTTTCCGCAGGTAATCCAAAACTATCCCATCCAAATGGATGCAGCACATTAAACCCTTTCATCTTCTTATATCTAGCAATCGCATCACCAATCGCATAATTTCTCAAATGCCCAACATGCAATTTTCCTGACGGATACGCAAACATCTCAAGCACATAATAATTCTCTTTACCATCGGCTTTATTTTCAGATTTAAATACATCTTTTTGGGCCCATTTGTCTTGCCATTTTTTCTCAATTTCATTAGGATTATATTCCTTAATCATTATTTTTTCTCCTTCATTTTTCAGTATTTATTTTACAACTTTGGTTTTTAGCTTAACTTATAATATCTATTATTTTATCATATTTAATGGATTTTTCAAAAAGTAATTTGATTAAAAAAACTCTATTTCATCCAATGAACTCTCAAATGTATTTACTTTATTGCACATCTTTTCAAGAATTATACTTCCTTTTTGTGATTTCAAACCACAATAACGACAAAGATATTTAAAATTCTGATTATTATAAAAAATGTCCTCTTTATTCCTTACTTTTATTTCTTCAACACCTCCACTACTACTCTTTGATGCAATTAATACAGGAACGTTATAAATTTTTTTAGGAAAGTCAAAATCTAATATTCTTTTTTCCTTTTCTTTTTCATCTCTATAATTTAAATACAACATTTCAAATATAAAGTGCAACAACTTTGCTGATGAATAATATTTTTTTACAAGTTTATTATCTATTGTTTTAGATTTTAATTCAATATGAAATAAAAAATATTTATCATCTTTTAATCTTTTTACAAATAATACATTATCAACTGAACTAATTTCTTTTTTTAAAAATGGCAATAACCTTTTTAAATTTTCATCAACATTATTTATGTCCAAAGTCAATTTCAAGACTTGATATTTGTCTGGATTAAACAAAACTTTTACTTTATGGAGTCCAGTATTTTTTGTTCTTGTATTCTTTTTTTCTTCTAAATATAATTCTTCTTTTATTATTTCTGAAAATGAATTATCAAAATTATTATTTATAAAATCAAACATTTATTCTTCCTCCATTGCAAATAATAATTCCTGATACAAATTATCTATTTCTCCTAAAACTTCATTAAATGTTTCCGTTATTACCCCATCTTCTCCAAATTCAGCCTGCTCTATCGTTTTATTATTTAAAAAATAAATATTAACATCTTCCTGTCTTAATCCATAATTTTGTCTATCAATAGAATATTCTTTTATTATTTCATCATCAATTTTATCCTTACATTTTTCAAACATAATCATATTATTCATTTCCTGCGTAATTACTGGACTATGCGTACTAATAACAAATTTCAATCCTTGTTTTGATAAATAGTTTATAAGTTTCATTATTTTTCTCTGATTTTCAGGATGTAAATTCAATTCAATTTCATCAATAAAAATTATATCTCCCTTTTGTGCCTGATATTTTAAATATAAAAAGAACCCCGCTAAAGTTTTTACAGTTGAAGAAACTAATCCCATATTTAATTCAACATCATTTTCATTTTTATAAATAATCTGGTTAGATTTTATTATTATTTCTCCTTCAATTATATTTTGAATATCAATATCTTTTACAAGATTTTTATAAATTTCTGTTTCTTCCCTGTTTTCATATTCTTCCAATTGATTTAATCGTATTATATACTCATTTACAGGTTCAGAATATCTTGAAACATCTTTTAATAAATTCATATCTTGTGATAGTTCCAAATTTCTTAAAATATTATTTCTATTTTCTAACAATTGATTATAAAATAAAACAGCACCGCTTCTTTCTGCTGGAAAAAAATATATTTTAAAAAGATTATTGAATAAATATTTGCTAAAAAGATTCTCTAATCCATACCGTTTCAATTTTTCTTTCTTTAAATGTTTATTTACACTTATTACTGCATCTAATAATACTTCTAATGATGTTACTGACGTAATTGCATCTTCATAATTTTTAAAATAATCTTTTATCTCAAAAGTAATTTTATGATTTTTTTTCTTAGTTACTATACTTTTATTTTCTGATATTACCAATATTCTACTTTCAGCGTCTTTTTCTTTAAATTTTTTCATTTCATCAGTTAAATCTATATTAACTATTTCAAAATTTCTAAAAAAATCATTATGTACATGAAATGTCGTAATTAATTCTTTTCTCAATTTTATTTTTATTTCTTCTTCATAATTTTTTTGAAACCAATCATAATCAATAATTTTTTTTTCATTTAATACAATGTTATTTAAAAATGTAAAACTTGTAATGTTAAATTTATCCATAAATTTAAAATAACTATAAATTAAGTAACTCAAATAAGTCTTCCCAGTATTATTCTTCCCAATTATCAAATTAATTCCTTTTAAATCATTAAAATCTATTTCCCCATTGTTAATAGGACCTAAATTTTTAAATTTTATTATCATAAACTTTTCCTTTCCTAAATTTCATCCAACTTACTTCTTCTTCCTTTTCAACAAATAATCTATTTCAACCTACTAATACCCA
Proteins encoded in this window:
- a CDS encoding SDR family oxidoreductase — translated: MAKIAVTGVTGHLGGIVSKLCKKNGIEVRNLARNKEKAEKMGFSDVFKSSYDKSEDTVKSLEGIDVLFMVSGSENPNRVQQHKDFIDAAKMAKVSHIVYLSFYNASKNSVFTLGRDHYATEEYIKENGFKYTFLRDNFYADFFVDMCREYGEIKGPAGNGKVFVVVRSDVSEVVAKILENPEKWENQTLNMTGPEELTMNEIGKIVSEHFGKEIKYTNETVEEAYESRKIWKAEQWEYDSWVSTYTAIDKGEQSGISCDIEKVLGRRATSLSEYLKNL
- a CDS encoding DNA cytosine methyltransferase, which encodes MNLISLFSGAGGLDLGFEKAGFDILVANEYDKTIWETYEKNHKAHLIKKDIAKVSLDEFPSNIEGIIGGPPCQSWSVGGSLRGIDDPRGKLFYEYIRILKDKKPLFFLAENVSGMMAKRHNKAVKEIIGKFEKIGYNVQIFQVNASDYGVAQDRKRVFYIGFKKELEVNFEFPKPYDFKLTLKDVIYDLKETPIKALEKNKANKEKCIYPNHEYYLGSYSTIFMSRNRVRQWDEQAFTVQASGRQCQLHPQAPVMPKIEKDKNIFAKGYEHLYRRLTVRECARIQGFPDDFLFYYDNINDGYKMIGNAVPINLAYEIAKKIREALEKKERSKINE
- the leuS gene encoding leucine--tRNA ligase; its protein translation is MIKEYNPNEIEKKWQDKWAQKDVFKSENKADGKENYYVLEMFAYPSGKLHVGHLRNYAIGDAIARYKKMKGFNVLHPFGWDSFGLPAENAAIDHGAHPGKWTKANIDNMRRQLKLMGLSYDWDRELSTYTPEYYKWNQKFFIEMYKKGLVYKKKSFVNWCPDCNTVLANEQVEDGKCWRHSKTDVIQKELSQWYFKITEYAEELLTGHEELRGHWTEQVLTMQKNWIGKSTGSEVDFILDYKFENNGNSHLKLNDKGEVVISVFTTRPDTLYGVTYATVAPEHPLVEEVILKENPSIREKVEAMRNEDKIARTAEDKEKEGVFSGLYVINPVNGKKVQLWVANYVLMDYGTGAVMAVPAHDERDFQFAKKYNLDLKIVVNPVDKNGNLEEVSVEKLENALTVPGILVNSEEFNGLNSNEAKEKITEKLEKIGLGKKTVNYRLHDWLISRQRYWGTPIPVIYDEDGNIYLEEEENLPVKLPTDIEFNGKGNPLETSEEFKNVILPNGKKGRRETDTMDTFVDSSWYYLRYLDSHNAEKPFEKADADAWTPVNQYIGGIEHAVMHLLYARFFHKSLRDLGYVDTNEPFKKLLTQGMVLGPSFYSQNERRYLFPREAEFKDGKAFSIKTGEELVTKVEKMSKSKNNGVDPEEIVKEYGADSSRVFTLFAAPPEKELEWNMNGLAGAYRFINRLYLLVSGTAEFSDHNAKSENHYGVELKKRNQKDEEIQKKLHQTVKKVTESIEDDFHFNTAIAAVMELLNDMTTYKQEVIDKDNISSESKKIWREVLEKTILLIAPFAPHVADELWAYLGNKTFTFEEEWPKYDEELTKDHTFNLVIQVNGKVRDMVSAQIGISKDDAEKLALESEKAKKFIDGKEIVKVIVVPNKLVNVVVKG
- a CDS encoding HaeIII family restriction endonuclease → MSSKSNNQGRAYEYIFLNVLFDEISKIREVWIEKNSSFSASEKAWETLSEEEKEIYKLSALTGVNTVLDLEPLILEKNNDTLNLKIQADDNGKKGDVRDIIIMRENINWEIGLSLKHNHFAVKHSRLSKKLDFGKKWYNISCSEEYWKKVKPIFDFLEEEKRKKTLWKEILNKDKNVYFPLLEAFKIEILKQNKEEIGLLENMLKYLLGKFDFYKVISIDTKRITRVQSYNLYGTLNQEGVHKKRKIEIPIVLLPNRIVSLDFKPGSLNTLELYLNNGWQFTFRIHNASSKVETSLKFDIQIVGMPTSIISIDSKWKM
- a CDS encoding ATP-binding protein, translated to MIIKFKNLGPINNGEIDFNDLKGINLIIGKNNTGKTYLSYLIYSYFKFMDKFNITSFTFLNNIVLNEKKIIDYDWFQKNYEEEIKIKLRKELITTFHVHNDFFRNFEIVNIDLTDEMKKFKEKDAESRILVISENKSIVTKKKNHKITFEIKDYFKNYEDAITSVTSLEVLLDAVISVNKHLKKEKLKRYGLENLFSKYLFNNLFKIYFFPAERSGAVLFYNQLLENRNNILRNLELSQDMNLLKDVSRYSEPVNEYIIRLNQLEEYENREETEIYKNLVKDIDIQNIIEGEIIIKSNQIIYKNENDVELNMGLVSSTVKTLAGFFLYLKYQAQKGDIIFIDEIELNLHPENQRKIMKLINYLSKQGLKFVISTHSPVITQEMNNMIMFEKCKDKIDDEIIKEYSIDRQNYGLRQEDVNIYFLNNKTIEQAEFGEDGVITETFNEVLGEIDNLYQELLFAMEEE